The following coding sequences are from one Streptomyces dengpaensis window:
- a CDS encoding MMPL family transporter yields MARWCYRHRLVVLLLWVGALFGLGAAGSAAGTDYANVFSLPDTDSKRAYDLMEKAFPEGSGDTNTVVWKVDGEGGASVQDASVRSRLEPALEEIGRMKGVGEVTNPYAGSQGAAGISQDGRIAYAQVTFTEQANGVPKELVEDVVDTAKGAERAGLQVELGGQAIARTQEPPQGIAEGVGILAAAVVLFLAFGSLFAMLLPIVVAIAGVGSGMMATMLISHVTDVPEVAPLLGSLIGLGVGIDYALFIVTRHRRGILRGNEPEESAVTALNTSGRAVLFAGGTVCIALAGMLVMNLRFLDGVVIAASLTVVLSVLAAVTLLPALLGLLGMRVLSRRQRRRLAAAGPEPEETSGLAARWSSYVQRRPRSVAAGALVVMMVLALPVLSIRIGTTDQGNHPDSTTTRQAYDLLAEGFGPGFNGPLQVVVDGAAPTGLVSAIESAEGVAQVAALPPANGVTVIQVVPTTSPQSERTDQLIDRLRDDVIPSADVEAHVGGVTAVFKDFASVTGDRLPYFIAAIISLGFLLLLVAFRSLVVPLTAALMNLIAAAASFGVLVAVFQWGWGTELIGIGKEGPITSFLPVIMLSLLFGLSMDYQVFLVSRMHEEWVHTKDNARAVRVGLAETSRVINCAALIMICVFSAFVLSGDMEGAMAGIGLAAAVALDAFILRTALVPAAMHLLGKSNWWLPAGLEKRLPHLAVEPREPEPEEAAPASGGATVVHGFVRDAEGTPVDGAVLTLLSKGGRQLDRVASLADGSYIVSVPASGTYLLATTAPSYGARAQHVVVTDEPLVYDVELAEGELDAVN; encoded by the coding sequence TTGGCACGGTGGTGCTATCGGCACCGGCTGGTGGTCCTGTTGCTGTGGGTGGGGGCGCTGTTCGGCCTGGGCGCGGCGGGTTCCGCCGCCGGCACGGACTACGCGAACGTCTTCTCCCTCCCCGACACGGACTCCAAGCGGGCGTACGACCTGATGGAGAAGGCGTTCCCGGAGGGCTCCGGAGACACCAACACGGTGGTGTGGAAGGTCGACGGGGAAGGCGGGGCCTCGGTACAGGACGCGTCCGTACGGTCCCGGCTCGAGCCCGCGCTCGAGGAGATCGGGCGGATGAAGGGGGTCGGTGAGGTCACCAACCCGTACGCCGGATCCCAGGGCGCGGCGGGGATCAGCCAGGACGGGCGGATCGCCTACGCCCAGGTCACCTTCACCGAGCAGGCGAACGGCGTGCCCAAGGAGCTGGTCGAGGACGTCGTCGACACGGCCAAGGGCGCCGAACGCGCCGGTCTCCAGGTCGAGCTGGGCGGCCAGGCGATCGCCCGTACGCAGGAACCGCCCCAGGGCATCGCGGAGGGGGTCGGCATCCTCGCGGCGGCCGTCGTCCTCTTCCTCGCCTTCGGCTCACTGTTCGCGATGCTGCTGCCGATCGTGGTGGCGATCGCGGGCGTCGGCAGCGGCATGATGGCCACGATGCTGATCAGCCACGTCACGGACGTGCCCGAAGTGGCCCCGCTGCTCGGCTCGTTGATCGGTCTCGGCGTCGGCATCGACTACGCGCTGTTCATCGTCACCCGGCACCGGCGCGGCATCCTGCGCGGCAATGAGCCGGAGGAGTCGGCGGTGACGGCCCTCAACACCTCCGGCCGCGCCGTGCTGTTCGCGGGCGGCACGGTCTGCATCGCCCTCGCCGGCATGCTGGTGATGAACCTGCGCTTCCTGGACGGCGTGGTCATCGCGGCATCGCTGACCGTCGTCCTGAGCGTCCTCGCGGCCGTCACCCTGCTGCCCGCGCTGCTCGGGCTGCTCGGCATGCGGGTCCTCAGCCGCCGCCAGCGGCGGCGGCTCGCCGCCGCGGGACCGGAGCCGGAGGAGACGAGCGGGCTCGCGGCGCGCTGGTCGTCGTACGTCCAAAGGCGCCCGCGCTCGGTCGCCGCGGGTGCCCTCGTCGTCATGATGGTCCTCGCGCTCCCCGTCCTGTCGATCCGGATCGGCACCACCGACCAGGGCAACCACCCCGACTCGACGACGACCCGGCAGGCGTACGACCTGCTTGCCGAGGGCTTCGGCCCCGGCTTCAACGGCCCGCTCCAGGTGGTCGTGGACGGCGCCGCTCCCACCGGGCTGGTGTCGGCCATCGAGTCGGCCGAGGGCGTCGCCCAGGTCGCCGCCCTGCCGCCCGCGAACGGCGTCACGGTGATCCAGGTGGTACCGACGACGTCACCGCAGTCCGAGCGGACGGACCAGCTGATCGACCGCCTGCGTGACGACGTGATCCCGTCCGCGGACGTCGAGGCCCATGTGGGCGGTGTGACGGCGGTGTTCAAGGACTTCGCGTCGGTGACCGGTGACCGCCTGCCGTACTTCATCGCGGCGATCATCTCGCTCGGTTTCCTGCTCCTGCTGGTGGCCTTCCGCTCCCTGGTGGTGCCGCTGACGGCCGCGCTCATGAACCTGATCGCCGCGGCGGCGTCCTTCGGCGTCCTGGTGGCCGTCTTCCAGTGGGGCTGGGGTACGGAGCTCATCGGCATCGGCAAGGAGGGCCCGATCACCTCCTTCCTCCCGGTGATCATGCTGTCCCTGCTCTTCGGCCTCTCGATGGACTACCAGGTGTTCCTGGTGAGCCGGATGCACGAGGAGTGGGTGCACACCAAGGACAACGCGCGCGCGGTACGCGTCGGCCTGGCCGAGACGAGCCGGGTCATCAACTGCGCGGCCCTGATCATGATCTGCGTGTTCAGCGCGTTCGTGCTGAGCGGCGACATGGAGGGCGCGATGGCGGGCATCGGCCTGGCGGCCGCGGTCGCGCTGGACGCCTTCATCCTGCGGACGGCCCTGGTGCCGGCCGCCATGCACCTACTGGGCAAGTCCAACTGGTGGCTGCCAGCCGGGCTGGAGAAGCGGCTGCCGCATCTGGCGGTCGAGCCTCGGGAACCGGAGCCCGAGGAAGCCGCCCCCGCGAGCGGCGGTGCGACGGTGGTGCACGGCTTCGTCCGCGACGCCGAGGGCACACCGGTCGACGGGGCGGTCCTCACCCTGCTCTCCAAGGGCGGCCGCCAACTGGACCGGGTGGCGTCCCTGGCCGACGGCTCGTACATCGTCTCGGTCCCGGCCTCGGGGACGTATCTGCTGGCGACGACGGCTCCGTCGTACGGCGCCCGGGCACAGCATGTCGTCGTGACGGATGAACCGCTGGTGTACGACGTGGAGTTGGCGGAGGGCGAGTTGGACGCGGTCAACTGA
- a CDS encoding response regulator transcription factor gives MTAPGTVLVVEDEPSIADVLEIALRYHHFEVMTAGTVREGLTLAERTRPDAALLDVMLPDGDGRALGRELRIRQPDLAIVFLTARDAPAEIVGALAFGDDYITKPFNIDEVIARITAVLRRTRADDVLPERPPLRYGDLELDETTYRVHRAGRTVELTPTEYALLRFLVRNGGRIVPKEQLLRHVWQYEHTPPESTVVETYISYLRRKLEPLGPPLITTRRGVGYGLA, from the coding sequence ATGACGGCTCCTGGCACCGTGCTGGTCGTGGAGGACGAACCGAGCATCGCGGACGTCCTCGAAATCGCCCTGCGCTACCACCACTTCGAGGTGATGACCGCGGGCACCGTCCGTGAGGGGCTCACGCTCGCCGAGCGCACCCGCCCCGACGCGGCGCTGCTCGACGTGATGCTGCCGGACGGCGACGGCCGCGCGCTCGGCCGCGAACTGCGGATACGGCAGCCGGATCTGGCGATCGTCTTCCTCACCGCGCGGGACGCCCCCGCCGAGATCGTCGGCGCGCTCGCCTTCGGCGACGACTACATCACCAAGCCGTTCAACATCGACGAGGTCATCGCCCGGATCACGGCCGTACTGCGCCGTACGCGCGCCGACGACGTCCTGCCCGAGCGCCCGCCCCTGCGGTACGGCGACCTGGAGCTCGACGAGACGACGTACAGGGTCCACCGCGCGGGCCGTACGGTGGAGCTCACCCCCACCGAGTACGCCCTGCTGCGCTTCCTGGTGCGCAACGGCGGGCGGATCGTGCCCAAGGAGCAACTCCTGCGCCATGTCTGGCAGTACGAACACACACCGCCCGAGTCGACCGTCGTGGAGACGTACATCAGCTATCTGCGGCGCAAGCTCGAACCACTGGGGCCACCGCTGATCACCACCCGGCGGGGCGTCGGATACGGGCTCGCATGA
- a CDS encoding sensor histidine kinase: MKARLKDRLKDRLKDRLKIRRPRHRHGIHSLRGGLTIANVALLALGIIVATAVSLMGMRHYLLDQVDTELVTMRESLGNTQLTLRQLDSLTALAVVRDQLTHRTAESSTPDSIFAALDRRGKAVAIGGFAPTDTQRALADAVDDPRALVDDTEPHDVTVRGAPYRAVGTRLTDGTTLLLATSTDALHKGIAKALKLDLTVGTLLLALLACVTMFSVRRRMRPLEDMVETSSAIAEGDLTRRVPSSHHPTQEVEQLRLALNSMLHQVESAYRTRERSAAQLRRFVADASHELRTPLSAIRGYLQLYEKGMLTDPGERKRAWDRMNAEADRMGRLVDELLTLARLDQGPELRFRSVDLSRLVRDAAEDLRAQQPDRPVSVGADGTLLIRADESGLRQVLGNLVANVRTHTPAEVPVRLGLEREDSVVRLCVADEGPGLAEEDACRIFDRFFRAGGGAGSGLGMAIVQGVVAAHGGEVAVRTAPGEGLAVTVTLPAR, translated from the coding sequence ATGAAGGCCCGGCTGAAGGACCGGCTGAAGGACCGGCTGAAGGACCGGCTGAAGATCCGGCGCCCCCGCCACCGGCACGGGATCCACTCGCTGCGCGGCGGGCTGACGATCGCGAACGTGGCGCTGCTGGCCCTGGGCATCATCGTGGCGACCGCCGTCAGCCTGATGGGCATGCGCCACTATCTGCTCGACCAGGTCGACACGGAGCTGGTCACGATGCGTGAATCGCTGGGCAATACGCAGCTCACGCTCCGGCAGCTCGACTCGCTGACCGCGCTGGCCGTCGTCCGGGACCAGCTGACGCACCGCACGGCCGAGTCATCGACCCCGGACTCGATCTTCGCGGCGCTCGACCGCCGGGGGAAGGCCGTCGCCATCGGCGGCTTCGCGCCGACGGACACCCAGCGCGCCCTGGCCGACGCCGTGGACGACCCGCGCGCACTGGTCGACGACACCGAACCGCACGACGTCACCGTGCGCGGCGCCCCCTACCGGGCGGTCGGGACCCGGCTCACCGATGGCACGACCCTGCTGCTCGCCACCTCGACCGACGCGCTGCACAAGGGCATTGCGAAGGCACTCAAGCTCGATCTGACCGTCGGCACCCTGCTGTTGGCGCTGCTCGCCTGCGTGACCATGTTCAGCGTGCGCCGCCGGATGCGGCCGCTGGAGGACATGGTGGAGACCTCGTCGGCGATCGCCGAGGGGGATCTGACCCGGCGCGTGCCCTCCAGCCACCATCCGACCCAGGAGGTAGAGCAGCTGCGGCTCGCCCTCAACTCCATGCTCCACCAGGTCGAGTCGGCGTACCGGACGCGGGAGCGCAGCGCGGCCCAGCTGCGCCGGTTCGTCGCGGACGCCTCGCACGAGCTGCGCACACCGCTGTCGGCGATACGCGGCTATCTCCAGCTGTACGAGAAGGGGATGCTGACCGACCCCGGGGAGCGCAAGCGTGCCTGGGACCGGATGAACGCGGAAGCCGACCGCATGGGCCGCCTCGTGGACGAGCTGCTCACCCTGGCCCGCCTCGACCAAGGGCCCGAACTGCGGTTCAGAAGCGTCGACTTGAGCCGACTGGTACGGGACGCCGCCGAGGATCTGCGGGCCCAGCAGCCGGACCGCCCGGTTTCCGTGGGTGCCGACGGCACGCTGCTCATACGGGCCGACGAGTCGGGGCTGCGGCAGGTGCTCGGCAACCTCGTGGCCAACGTACGTACGCACACGCCCGCCGAGGTGCCGGTGCGGCTCGGTCTGGAACGCGAGGACAGTGTCGTACGGCTGTGTGTCGCGGACGAGGGTCCGGGGCTGGCGGAGGAGGACGCGTGCCGCATCTTCGACCGCTTCTTCCGGGCGGGCGGCGGCGCGGGCAGCGGGCTCGGCATGGCGATCGTGCAGGGCGTCGTGGCGGCGCACGGGGGCGAGGTGGCGGTGCGGACGGCCCCGGGCGAGGGACTGGCGGTCACGGTGACGCTTCCGGCACGGTGA
- a CDS encoding sulfatase-like hydrolase/transferase — translation MSFNTSSRQLPNTDEASDETLSEPEETSEPEETSEPPEPQEPSEPKETSKPSEPREESAPESEGPTEPEPEQEPKPEPKPEAAAPRHGLRIWRRWRGWREKYPVAARTLAWTTTALAAVLVLVALHMPNKAEGFRPAEFIRLPVEAIFGAALLIVLPRKPRIAVAALAGLSLGALTVLNFLDIGFNEYLGRGFNLVLDWALFSDAQAYLQDTMGKKGTLLIVVAAVTLVLVLLAVMTLAVVRLGNLVARHNETATRTTLVLAIVWVLCAALGVRVSGVPIASEHTTLVVQDRAERVRNTLRDEAAFAKIAKSDAFADTPPDQLLTGLRGKDMMITFVESYGRSAIEDPVMAPGVGATLASGDEKLRKAGFAAKSGWLTSATYGGSSWLGHSTFLSGLWISNQQRYRTVTAGEHLTLPGAFKKTGNWDTVGVMPGVQKGWPEQKFYGIDRLYDSRDLGYKGPKFSWSTMPDQYALTAFERLEHGKKHDKPLMSTIILTSSHQPWAPLPETVPQDQVGDGSVYDAIAKAGKKPGDVLTDSAQSKEEYGKSIQYSVTSLIDYLVRYGNDNTVLVFLGDHQPIARVSGNNASRDVPVSIVAKDPKVLDEIADWNWTDGLRPQQDAPVWKMNAFRDRFLTAYGSTPHP, via the coding sequence TTGTCGTTCAACACGAGCTCTCGACAGCTGCCGAACACGGACGAGGCGAGCGATGAGACGCTCTCGGAGCCCGAGGAGACATCCGAGCCCGAGGAGACCTCGGAGCCTCCGGAGCCCCAGGAGCCGTCCGAGCCCAAGGAGACCTCGAAGCCTTCCGAGCCCCGCGAGGAGAGCGCCCCTGAGTCGGAGGGCCCGACCGAGCCCGAGCCGGAGCAGGAACCGAAGCCCGAGCCCAAGCCGGAAGCCGCCGCCCCCCGGCACGGCCTGCGCATATGGCGCCGCTGGCGCGGCTGGCGGGAGAAGTACCCGGTGGCCGCCCGCACCCTGGCGTGGACCACCACCGCCCTGGCGGCCGTGCTCGTGCTGGTCGCGCTGCACATGCCGAACAAGGCCGAGGGCTTCCGGCCCGCCGAGTTCATCCGTCTCCCGGTCGAGGCGATCTTCGGCGCCGCCCTGCTGATCGTCCTGCCGCGCAAGCCGCGTATCGCCGTGGCGGCACTGGCGGGGCTGAGCCTCGGCGCGCTGACCGTCCTGAACTTCCTCGACATCGGCTTCAACGAATATCTCGGACGAGGCTTCAACCTCGTTCTCGACTGGGCGCTGTTCAGCGACGCCCAGGCGTACCTCCAGGACACGATGGGCAAGAAGGGCACGCTCCTCATCGTCGTCGCGGCCGTCACGCTTGTGCTCGTCCTGCTCGCCGTGATGACGCTGGCGGTCGTCCGGCTGGGCAACCTGGTGGCCCGGCACAACGAGACGGCGACGCGTACGACGCTGGTGCTGGCCATCGTCTGGGTCCTCTGCGCGGCGCTCGGCGTGCGGGTCAGCGGTGTTCCGATCGCCTCCGAGCACACGACGCTGGTCGTCCAGGACCGTGCCGAGCGGGTGCGGAACACGCTCCGGGACGAGGCGGCGTTCGCGAAGATCGCCAAGAGTGACGCGTTCGCCGACACCCCGCCGGACCAGCTGCTGACGGGGCTGCGCGGCAAGGACATGATGATCACGTTCGTCGAGAGTTACGGCCGCAGCGCGATCGAGGATCCGGTCATGGCGCCGGGCGTCGGCGCGACCCTCGCGTCCGGGGACGAGAAGCTGCGCAAGGCCGGGTTCGCGGCGAAGAGCGGCTGGCTGACGTCGGCGACGTACGGCGGAAGCAGCTGGCTGGGTCACTCCACCTTCCTGTCGGGCCTGTGGATCAGCAACCAGCAGCGCTATCGCACCGTCACCGCGGGCGAGCACCTGACCCTCCCCGGCGCCTTCAAGAAGACGGGCAACTGGGACACGGTCGGCGTCATGCCGGGCGTTCAGAAGGGCTGGCCGGAGCAGAAGTTCTACGGCATCGACAGGCTCTACGACTCCCGCGATCTCGGCTACAAGGGGCCGAAGTTCAGCTGGTCGACCATGCCCGACCAGTACGCCCTGACCGCGTTCGAGCGCCTGGAGCACGGCAAGAAGCACGACAAGCCGCTGATGTCGACGATCATCCTGACCTCCAGCCACCAGCCCTGGGCACCGCTCCCCGAGACGGTCCCCCAGGACCAGGTCGGCGACGGCTCGGTCTACGACGCCATCGCGAAGGCCGGCAAGAAGCCGGGGGACGTCCTCACCGACTCGGCCCAGTCGAAGGAGGAGTACGGCAAGTCCATCCAGTACTCGGTGACCAGCCTCATCGACTACCTGGTGCGGTACGGCAACGACAACACCGTGCTCGTCTTCCTCGGCGACCACCAGCCGATCGCCCGGGTCAGCGGCAACAACGCCAGCCGTGATGTGCCGGTCTCGATCGTCGCCAAGGACCCGAAGGTGCTCGACGAGATCGCCGACTGGAACTGGACGGACGGCCTGCGGCCCCAACAGGACGCCCCGGTCTGGAAGATGAACGCGTTCCGCGACCGCTTCCTGACGGCGTACGGCTCCACACCGCACCCGTAA
- a CDS encoding metallophosphoesterase — translation MIFVFVLVGIVVLAVMGGLHWYAWRRLVRDTTSGPGVVRRLGAVVFVAGPVLMFGGLASERAGAPFWLQQMLAWPGFLWMALFLYGVLALLVGEFIRPVLRRVLERRAGAASSHAAAVESVSMSVSMPESESESESESRESVPSPSGAQSVTREADGVDAPSAAGGPSGATGATPCVALADADDRPAPTPPGPSRRLFVSRVVGGAAAAAAVGTVGYGTYGVLRGPKVKRVTVPLAKLPRSAHGFRIAVVSDIHLGPVLGRGFAERVVDTINSTQPDLIAVVGDLVDGSVKDLGPAAAPLAQLRARHGAYFVTGNHEYYSGVGQWVQEVRELGIQPLENVRTELAGFDLAGVNDVAGEAEGQGPDFAKALADRDRSRAVVLLAHQPVQIDDAVRHGVDLQLSGHTHGGQLWPGNLIAEAANPTVAGLERYGDTQLYVSRGAGAWGPPTRVGAPSDITVVELASRQA, via the coding sequence GTGATCTTTGTGTTTGTGCTGGTGGGCATCGTTGTGCTGGCCGTGATGGGTGGTCTGCACTGGTATGCGTGGCGGCGGCTGGTGCGGGACACCACGTCCGGGCCGGGGGTGGTCCGTCGCCTGGGCGCCGTCGTGTTCGTGGCCGGGCCCGTGCTGATGTTCGGCGGCCTCGCGAGTGAGCGCGCGGGTGCCCCGTTCTGGCTCCAGCAGATGCTGGCCTGGCCGGGCTTCCTGTGGATGGCGCTGTTCCTCTACGGGGTGCTGGCGCTGTTGGTGGGGGAGTTCATACGGCCGGTGCTGCGGCGGGTTCTGGAGCGGCGTGCGGGGGCGGCGTCCTCGCACGCGGCAGCCGTGGAGTCGGTGTCGATGTCGGTGTCGATGCCGGAGTCGGAGTCGGAGTCGGAGTCGGAGTCGCGCGAGAGCGTCCCGTCCCCGTCCGGCGCGCAATCGGTCACGCGAGAAGCGGACGGCGTGGACGCGCCATCCGCTGCGGGCGGACCCTCCGGCGCTACCGGCGCGACCCCTTGTGTGGCTTTGGCCGACGCGGACGACCGTCCCGCGCCGACGCCGCCAGGGCCCTCCCGTCGGCTCTTCGTCTCCCGGGTGGTGGGCGGTGCCGCCGCCGCGGCCGCGGTCGGAACGGTCGGGTACGGGACGTACGGCGTTCTGCGGGGACCCAAGGTGAAGCGGGTCACCGTGCCGTTGGCCAAGCTGCCGCGGTCCGCGCACGGTTTCCGGATCGCTGTCGTCAGTGACATCCATCTCGGACCGGTCCTGGGGCGCGGGTTCGCCGAGCGGGTCGTCGACACCATCAATTCCACGCAGCCCGATCTCATCGCCGTGGTCGGTGACCTGGTCGACGGCAGCGTGAAGGATCTCGGCCCGGCGGCCGCGCCCCTTGCTCAGCTCAGGGCCCGGCACGGTGCGTACTTCGTCACCGGGAATCACGAGTACTACTCCGGTGTCGGGCAATGGGTCCAGGAAGTGCGGGAGCTGGGGATCCAGCCGCTGGAGAACGTGCGGACCGAGTTGGCCGGATTCGATCTCGCGGGCGTGAATGACGTAGCGGGTGAGGCCGAGGGGCAGGGGCCCGACTTCGCCAAGGCGCTCGCGGATCGCGACAGGTCACGCGCGGTCGTGCTGCTCGCGCATCAGCCGGTGCAGATCGACGACGCCGTCCGGCACGGGGTCGATCTTCAGCTGTCGGGGCACACGCACGGAGGCCAGTTGTGGCCCGGCAATCTCATCGCGGAGGCCGCCAATCCGACGGTCGCGGGTCTTGAGCGGTACGGCGACACCCAGTTGTACGTGTCCCGGGGCGCAGGTGCCTGGGGGCCGCCTACGCGCGTGGGGGCGCCGTCGGACATCACGGTCGTGGAGCTGGCTTCCAGGCAGGCCTGA
- a CDS encoding SCO4848 family membrane protein has translation MKLSRPVSWFLLAFGVWSWVIWITFIKNLFNDGSGLAFDDAGDPTAYFWVHLTLAVVSFVLGTVVGVIGLRGVRASRHTSSGDSAS, from the coding sequence ATGAAGCTCAGCCGCCCCGTGTCCTGGTTCCTGCTCGCTTTTGGGGTGTGGAGCTGGGTCATCTGGATCACTTTCATCAAGAACTTGTTCAACGACGGCAGCGGGCTCGCGTTCGACGACGCGGGTGATCCGACGGCGTACTTCTGGGTGCACCTGACGCTGGCCGTCGTCTCCTTTGTGTTGGGGACGGTCGTCGGCGTGATCGGGTTGCGCGGGGTGCGCGCCTCGCGACACACATCATCAGGGGATTCAGCTTCGTGA
- a CDS encoding D-alanyl-D-alanine carboxypeptidase family protein, with amino-acid sequence MPATKKTVKRSLLVTSATVLSLSLTAVPAAAAPSPGASPSATPPANMSTVGGERLGRPGTQVNLGTGAPVLPKDLTARSWIVADAESGDVLAAHNAHWRLPPASTLKMLFADTVLPKFPKTAKHKVVPSDLAGVGSGSSMVGIKEDETYTVHDLWLGVFLRSGNDAVHVLASMNDGVDQTVKDMQAHAEELQALDTRVVSPDGYDAKRQVSSAYDLTLFARSGLQKKDFREYCSTVRAKFPGETKKSKKGKTTRGSFEIQNTNRLLTGDSDISTYQGIAGVKNGNTTNAGATFTGVAERDGKVLLVTVMNPEKGGHNEVYKETARLFDWGFHASGKVEPVGELVPPKGVDTGAQPGAKASNSGADGSGKGGTDEASAKPVAASGAQGGSSGVGIALAITGGLLALLAAGIFVVNRRWPLPDLMRRRR; translated from the coding sequence GTGCCAGCCACCAAAAAGACCGTGAAGCGATCCTTGTTGGTCACTTCTGCCACCGTGTTGTCCCTTTCCCTGACGGCCGTTCCGGCCGCGGCGGCCCCGTCACCGGGCGCGAGCCCGAGCGCCACTCCCCCGGCGAACATGTCGACCGTCGGTGGCGAGCGGCTGGGCCGGCCCGGAACCCAGGTGAATCTCGGCACCGGCGCCCCGGTCCTGCCCAAGGACCTCACCGCCCGCTCCTGGATCGTCGCGGACGCGGAGTCCGGCGATGTGCTGGCCGCCCACAACGCGCACTGGCGGCTGCCCCCGGCGAGCACCCTGAAGATGCTGTTCGCCGACACAGTGCTGCCGAAGTTCCCGAAGACCGCCAAGCACAAGGTGGTCCCCTCCGACCTGGCGGGCGTCGGCTCGGGCTCCAGCATGGTGGGGATAAAGGAGGACGAGACCTACACGGTCCACGACCTGTGGCTCGGCGTCTTCCTGCGCTCCGGCAACGACGCCGTCCACGTGCTGGCCTCGATGAACGACGGCGTCGACCAGACCGTCAAGGACATGCAGGCGCACGCAGAGGAGCTCCAGGCCCTCGACACGCGCGTGGTCAGCCCGGACGGCTACGACGCGAAGCGGCAGGTGTCGTCGGCGTACGATCTGACGCTTTTCGCGCGTTCCGGGCTGCAGAAGAAGGACTTCCGGGAGTACTGCTCGACCGTGCGGGCCAAGTTCCCGGGCGAGACAAAGAAGAGCAAAAAGGGCAAGACAACCCGCGGGTCCTTCGAGATCCAGAACACCAACCGCCTCCTGACCGGCGACAGCGACATCTCCACGTACCAGGGCATCGCGGGCGTGAAGAACGGCAACACCACCAACGCGGGCGCCACCTTCACCGGCGTCGCCGAGCGCGACGGCAAGGTGCTGCTCGTCACGGTCATGAACCCGGAGAAGGGCGGGCACAACGAGGTCTACAAGGAGACCGCACGGCTCTTCGACTGGGGCTTCCATGCCTCGGGCAAGGTCGAGCCGGTGGGCGAGCTGGTCCCGCCGAAGGGCGTCGACACGGGCGCGCAGCCGGGCGCGAAGGCGTCCAACTCCGGCGCGGACGGCTCGGGCAAGGGGGGTACGGACGAGGCGTCCGCGAAGCCGGTGGCCGCCTCCGGCGCGCAGGGGGGTTCGAGCGGTGTCGGGATCGCCCTGGCTATCACGGGCGGTCTCCTCGCTCTGCTCGCGGCCGGGATCTTCGTCGTCAACCGCCGGTGGCCGCTGCCGGATCTGATGCGCCGTCGTCGCTGA
- a CDS encoding YihY/virulence factor BrkB family protein, with translation MDWLKKLPGVGPLVTRLMATHAWRSYERLDHVKWTRLAAAMTFISFVALFPLLTVTAAIAAATLSGQQRKDLEDKIAEQVPGISDQLDIQGLVHNAGTVGVVAGAVLLFTGIGWVGSMRDCLRAVWELPDSDENPVLRKLTDAGVLVGLGGAVLVTIAASTVASTAVGWTAGQLGIDEAGWGGTLLRAAAFAVAVLADFLLLLYVLTLLPGVEPPRPRLIVAALIGAAGFELLKLLLSGYMKEVASKSMYGAFGVPIALLLWINFTAKLLLFCAAWTATGPATDERSDEEPAGVSDDGASDPAAATGG, from the coding sequence ATGGACTGGCTGAAAAAGCTTCCCGGCGTGGGGCCCTTGGTCACCCGCCTGATGGCCACGCACGCGTGGCGGTCGTACGAGCGTCTGGACCACGTGAAGTGGACGCGGCTCGCCGCGGCGATGACCTTCATCAGCTTCGTGGCGCTCTTCCCGCTGCTGACCGTCACCGCCGCGATCGCGGCCGCCACGCTGAGCGGTCAGCAGCGGAAGGACCTCGAGGACAAGATCGCCGAGCAGGTGCCGGGCATCTCCGACCAGCTGGACATCCAGGGCCTCGTCCATAACGCCGGCACGGTCGGTGTCGTCGCCGGCGCCGTCCTGCTGTTCACCGGCATCGGCTGGGTCGGCTCGATGCGGGACTGTCTGCGCGCGGTCTGGGAGCTGCCCGACAGCGACGAGAACCCCGTGCTGCGCAAGCTCACCGACGCCGGCGTACTCGTCGGACTCGGCGGCGCCGTGCTCGTCACCATCGCCGCCTCCACCGTCGCGTCCACGGCGGTCGGCTGGACCGCCGGGCAGCTCGGCATCGACGAGGCCGGCTGGGGCGGCACGCTGCTCCGGGCCGCCGCGTTCGCCGTCGCCGTACTCGCCGACTTCCTGCTCCTGCTGTACGTCCTCACGCTGCTGCCCGGCGTCGAGCCGCCGCGGCCCCGGCTGATCGTCGCCGCGCTGATCGGCGCCGCCGGGTTCGAGCTGCTCAAGCTGCTGCTCAGCGGCTATATGAAGGAGGTCGCGTCGAAGAGCATGTACGGCGCTTTCGGGGTTCCGATCGCGCTGCTGCTGTGGATCAACTTCACCGCGAAACTGCTGCTGTTCTGCGCCGCCTGGACGGCGACGGGGCCGGCAACGGACGAGCGGAGCGACGAGGAGCCCGCCGGCGTCAGCGACGACGGCGCATCAGATCCGGCAGCGGCCACCGGCGGTTGA
- a CDS encoding GtrA family protein yields the protein MARELLGFATAGILAYAADLGLFIWLRGPVGLDPLTAKALSFVAGCSVAYAGNALGTYRHAAARGTRQYVIFFAVNVAGALVQLLCIAVSHYGLGFTSQRADTISGAGIGMALATVLRFWGTRTLVFRGVGVPG from the coding sequence ATGGCGCGCGAACTCCTCGGCTTCGCCACCGCCGGAATCCTCGCCTACGCCGCCGACCTCGGCCTCTTCATCTGGCTGCGCGGACCCGTCGGCCTCGACCCGCTGACCGCCAAGGCGCTGAGCTTCGTCGCGGGTTGCTCGGTGGCGTACGCGGGCAACGCGCTCGGCACCTACCGGCACGCCGCCGCACGAGGCACGCGCCAGTACGTGATCTTCTTCGCGGTGAACGTCGCGGGCGCCCTGGTCCAGCTGCTGTGCATCGCCGTCAGCCACTACGGCCTCGGCTTCACCTCGCAGCGCGCGGACACCATTTCGGGCGCCGGAATCGGCATGGCGCTCGCCACTGTTCTGCGATTTTGGGGTACCCGCACCTTGGTGTTCCGAGGCGTCGGCGTTCCTGGGTAG